The Saccharopolyspora gloriosae genome has a segment encoding these proteins:
- a CDS encoding oxygenase MpaB family protein, whose amino-acid sequence MARTWLRRIAELDPVTDHHEIYRISIGYEFPFDYQRALEFALFRTYCVPSISALLAATGEFEKRPQQRYDDTALLMAEIAEHGYASERGKQALRTVNRAHGRYVISNDDMLYVLSTFVYDPIDWIDRFGWRPLHQHERDAGFYYFQAVGKRMGIKNIPPTYADFRRFKADYEREHFRYNDTNHMIGRYTLDLFCSWFPKPLRPSVSLAVRALLDEPMLTAFGFRAAPGWVTKAAHGALQLRAAVVRRMPERTESKLAQDSGNSTYPNYPRGYTPADLGAPAPSGIDPKWLRSGGCPVPQGKD is encoded by the coding sequence ATGGCACGCACCTGGCTGCGGCGCATCGCGGAACTGGACCCGGTCACCGACCATCACGAGATCTACCGCATCTCCATCGGCTACGAGTTCCCCTTCGACTACCAGCGGGCGCTGGAGTTCGCCCTGTTCCGGACCTATTGCGTGCCGAGCATCTCGGCGCTGCTGGCCGCGACGGGCGAATTCGAGAAGCGCCCCCAGCAACGTTACGACGACACCGCGCTGCTGATGGCCGAGATCGCCGAGCACGGCTACGCCTCCGAACGCGGCAAGCAGGCGCTGCGCACCGTCAACCGGGCGCACGGGCGCTACGTCATCTCCAACGACGACATGCTCTACGTGCTCTCGACCTTCGTCTACGACCCGATCGACTGGATCGACCGGTTCGGGTGGCGGCCGCTGCACCAGCACGAGCGGGATGCGGGCTTCTACTACTTCCAAGCCGTCGGCAAACGCATGGGAATCAAGAACATTCCGCCGACGTACGCCGACTTCCGCCGGTTCAAGGCGGACTACGAACGCGAGCATTTCCGCTACAACGACACCAACCACATGATCGGCCGCTACACCTTGGACCTGTTCTGCTCGTGGTTCCCGAAGCCGCTGCGCCCATCGGTGTCGCTGGCGGTCCGGGCACTGCTGGACGAGCCGATGCTCACCGCCTTCGGCTTCCGCGCCGCGCCCGGATGGGTCACCAAGGCGGCGCACGGCGCGTTGCAGCTGCGCGCGGCCGTGGTGCGGCGGATGCCGGAACGCACCGAGTCCAAGTTGGCGCAGGACTCGGGCAACAGCACCTACCCGAATTATCCGCGCGGATACACCCCCGCCGACCTCGGTGCTCCGGCGCCGAGCGGCATCGACCCCAAGTGGCTCCGCTCCGGCGGCTGCCCGGTGCCGCAGGGGAAGGACTGA
- a CDS encoding MlaD family protein, translating into MSRAVLIQLTVFLLIGIGCGVFVVNTMLGVQATRAPILVAVRLPDAAGLAESSQVTYRGVRAGTVGAVGLDPGGEGVTVRLRLNPGSRIPADTVAKISMVTPMAVQHLDLQPATDEPPYLRDGDVIRAEDTSAPLPLETFLVHVTDLAETIDPHDLRVLSEAASTGLNGAGPDLRRIMDNTRDLTRLAAEREPQISNLIEQGPQVLGSIEGDGGLPRLAASVRELADEARAQDPAIRHLAETVPETTRSVTDLLARNEGAASALLGNLLVTGDVLGSHVPALRETMTALPQGLSDLASIVHGDVADFYLVAAQGPACYYGTERRTPTETAPRDPQLGWSCAPGPGLSQRGADSAPRPDSPAVASEADPAQYPAAPPGAQPASPDAAPSGAVRGDGGVLGPRPWSSIMFQGVR; encoded by the coding sequence ATGAGCCGCGCAGTGCTGATCCAACTGACGGTGTTCCTGCTGATCGGCATCGGCTGCGGGGTGTTCGTGGTCAACACGATGCTGGGAGTGCAGGCCACCCGCGCGCCGATCCTGGTGGCGGTGCGGCTGCCCGACGCCGCCGGGCTGGCGGAGTCATCCCAGGTCACCTATCGCGGGGTGCGCGCAGGCACCGTGGGAGCGGTGGGCCTGGACCCGGGCGGGGAGGGCGTGACGGTCCGGCTGCGGCTGAACCCCGGCAGCCGGATCCCCGCCGACACGGTCGCCAAGATCAGCATGGTCACCCCGATGGCCGTGCAGCACCTGGACCTGCAACCCGCCACCGACGAGCCGCCGTACCTGCGCGATGGCGACGTGATCCGAGCCGAGGACACCAGCGCCCCGCTGCCGCTGGAGACGTTCCTGGTGCACGTCACCGACTTGGCCGAGACCATCGATCCGCACGACCTGCGGGTGCTGTCCGAGGCGGCATCCACCGGGCTCAACGGCGCCGGTCCCGACCTGCGCCGGATCATGGACAACACCCGTGACCTCACCCGGCTCGCGGCCGAGCGGGAACCGCAGATCAGCAACCTGATCGAGCAGGGGCCGCAGGTGCTGGGCTCGATCGAGGGGGACGGGGGCCTGCCGCGGCTGGCGGCTTCGGTGCGGGAGCTCGCCGATGAGGCGCGGGCGCAGGACCCGGCGATCCGCCACCTCGCCGAGACGGTGCCGGAAACGACGCGTTCGGTGACGGACCTGCTCGCGCGGAACGAGGGCGCCGCCAGTGCCTTGTTGGGGAACCTGCTGGTCACCGGCGACGTGCTCGGCAGCCACGTTCCCGCGCTGCGGGAGACGATGACTGCGCTGCCGCAGGGGCTCTCCGACCTCGCGAGCATCGTGCACGGCGACGTCGCCGACTTCTACCTGGTCGCCGCCCAAGGACCTGCCTGCTACTACGGCACCGAGCGGCGCACCCCGACCGAAACGGCTCCGCGCGACCCGCAGCTCGGCTGGAGTTGCGCGCCGGGGCCGGGCCTTTCACAGCGCGGAGCCGACAGCGCCCCGCGCCCCGACTCGCCGGCGGTCGCATCGGAGGCCGACCCGGCGCAGTACCCGGCGGCGCCGCCGGGTGCGCAGCCCGCCTCCCCGGACGCCGCGCCCAGCGGCGCGGTGCGCGGGGACGGCGGGGTCCTGGGGCCACGGCCGTGGTCCTCGATCATGTTCCAGGGAGTGCGATGA
- a CDS encoding long-chain fatty acid--CoA ligase — protein MTIAAECAAAADGLTIPGLLARNAREQPRQPALSGTDTTLTWAELREEVARGLAEYGLTAGGRMMIMMSSRPEHWIVDLAATHLAALPCTAYATLSTEQIAFVTAHGKPAVVVLEGAAELDRWTPVLAEDTSVRTVVVLDPEVATPPGDDRYVRWHELAAAGAELHRADPAVFERYWAHIGSDDALAMMYTSGTTGDPKGVVLSHRNAIYEAVAVDRMAPTPDGARSVSYLPLAHVAERELGIYRALYKALHVSVCPDASEVVQTLAFVRPPAFFGVPRVWEKITAGLQAVIARQAEPQREALATAQELALHAFRLRGRGEQVPAEHAERLAEADARVLRPMRAMLGLDELRWASSGAAPLPLHVLEFLASIGIDVLEVWGMSETTGCATANTADAYRPGSVGKPVPGVELRFGDDGEVFVRGPVVFLGYLDDSGEIVRATDDEGWLATGDIGRVDDEGYLTITDRKKELIITATGKNIAPAKVEGLLRAHPLVGHAVAIGDRRPYLTALIVLNDEAAPGWATAHGISGDFGELAAHPKVRAELDALLTEVNGQLARAEQIKRYEVLNRPWTAESGELTPTLKIKRKVVQERYADDINSLYT, from the coding sequence GTGACGATCGCAGCAGAATGCGCCGCGGCCGCCGATGGGCTGACCATCCCCGGCCTGCTCGCGCGCAACGCGCGCGAGCAACCCCGGCAGCCGGCGCTGAGCGGGACCGACACCACGTTGACCTGGGCGGAACTGCGCGAAGAGGTGGCGCGCGGCCTCGCCGAGTACGGGCTCACCGCCGGGGGCCGAATGATGATCATGATGTCGAGTCGTCCGGAGCACTGGATCGTCGACCTCGCCGCCACCCACCTGGCGGCGTTGCCCTGCACCGCGTACGCGACGCTGAGCACCGAGCAGATCGCGTTCGTCACGGCTCACGGCAAACCCGCCGTGGTGGTGCTCGAAGGCGCCGCCGAACTCGACCGGTGGACGCCGGTGCTGGCCGAGGACACCTCGGTCCGCACCGTCGTGGTGCTCGATCCGGAGGTGGCGACCCCGCCCGGCGACGACCGCTACGTGCGCTGGCACGAACTCGCCGCCGCGGGGGCCGAGCTGCACCGGGCCGACCCCGCCGTGTTCGAGCGGTACTGGGCGCACATCGGCTCCGACGATGCGCTGGCGATGATGTACACCTCCGGCACCACCGGCGACCCGAAAGGCGTGGTGCTCAGCCACCGCAACGCCATCTACGAGGCCGTCGCCGTGGACCGCATGGCGCCCACACCGGACGGCGCCCGCTCGGTGTCGTACCTGCCGCTGGCGCACGTCGCCGAACGGGAACTGGGCATCTACCGCGCGCTGTACAAGGCGCTGCACGTCTCGGTGTGCCCGGACGCCTCGGAAGTGGTGCAGACGCTGGCGTTCGTGCGCCCGCCCGCGTTCTTCGGCGTGCCCCGGGTGTGGGAGAAGATCACCGCAGGCCTGCAGGCGGTCATCGCCCGCCAAGCCGAGCCGCAACGCGAAGCCCTCGCCACCGCCCAGGAACTCGCCCTGCACGCGTTCCGGCTGCGCGGACGGGGTGAGCAGGTGCCCGCCGAGCACGCCGAACGGCTCGCCGAAGCGGACGCCCGAGTGCTGCGCCCGATGCGCGCGATGCTCGGTCTCGACGAGCTGCGCTGGGCCAGCAGCGGTGCCGCTCCGCTACCGCTGCACGTCCTCGAATTCCTCGCGAGCATCGGCATCGACGTGCTGGAGGTATGGGGGATGAGCGAGACCACCGGATGCGCCACCGCCAACACCGCCGACGCCTACCGGCCCGGTTCCGTCGGCAAACCGGTGCCGGGTGTGGAGCTGCGCTTCGGCGACGACGGTGAGGTCTTCGTGCGCGGGCCGGTGGTGTTCCTGGGCTACCTCGACGATTCCGGTGAGATCGTCCGCGCCACCGACGACGAGGGCTGGCTCGCCACCGGCGACATCGGCCGGGTCGACGACGAGGGCTACCTGACCATCACCGACCGCAAGAAGGAACTCATCATCACCGCCACCGGCAAGAACATCGCCCCGGCGAAGGTGGAGGGTCTGCTGCGGGCGCACCCGCTGGTCGGGCACGCGGTGGCCATCGGCGACCGCAGGCCCTACTTGACGGCGCTGATCGTGCTCAACGACGAGGCCGCGCCCGGCTGGGCGACGGCGCACGGCATCAGCGGCGACTTCGGTGAGCTGGCGGCGCATCCGAAGGTGCGCGCTGAGCTGGACGCGCTGCTGACCGAGGTGAACGGACAGCTCGCCCGCGCCGAGCAGATCAAGCGCTACGAGGTGCTGAACCGGCCGTGGACCGCGGAAAGCGGCGAGCTCACCCCGACCCTGAAGATCAAGCGCAAAGTCGTCCAGGAGCGCTACGCCGACGACATCAACTCGCTCTACACCTGA
- the arsB gene encoding ACR3 family arsenite efflux transporter, producing MTSIRERGGVAVAGKLSTLDRFLPVWIGAAMLVGLLAGRWVPGLGPVLNAVQLDGISLPIALGLLVMMYPVLAKVRYDRLETVTGDKRLMVSSLVLNWIIGPALMFALAWTFLPDLPEYRTGLIIVGLARCIAMVIIWNDLACGDREAAAVLVALNSVFQVVAFAGLGWFYLSVLPGWLGLPTVGLEASPWQIAESVLIFLGIPLVAGYLTRRFGERAKGRDWYESRFLPRIGPVALYGLLFTIVILFALQGEQITAHPVDVARIALPLLAYFAVMWAGSFALGKVIGLGYERAATLSFTAAGNNFELAIAVAIATFGVTSGQALAGVVGPLIEVPVLVALVYVSLAARRWFTGPQPAPGGEPAR from the coding sequence ATGACGAGCATCCGGGAACGCGGGGGTGTGGCGGTCGCCGGGAAGCTCTCGACGTTGGATCGGTTCCTGCCCGTGTGGATCGGCGCGGCGATGCTCGTGGGCCTGTTGGCCGGGCGGTGGGTTCCCGGGCTCGGGCCGGTGCTGAACGCGGTGCAGCTCGATGGAATCTCGTTGCCGATCGCGCTGGGCCTGCTGGTGATGATGTACCCGGTTCTGGCCAAGGTTCGCTACGACCGCCTGGAGACGGTCACCGGCGACAAGCGACTCATGGTCTCGTCGTTGGTGCTGAACTGGATCATTGGTCCGGCGTTGATGTTCGCGCTGGCCTGGACCTTCCTTCCGGATCTGCCGGAGTACCGCACCGGGTTGATCATCGTGGGATTGGCGCGCTGCATCGCGATGGTGATCATCTGGAATGATCTGGCGTGCGGCGATCGGGAAGCGGCTGCCGTGCTGGTCGCGCTGAACTCGGTGTTCCAGGTCGTGGCCTTCGCGGGGCTGGGGTGGTTCTACCTCAGCGTCCTTCCGGGATGGCTCGGGCTGCCCACGGTCGGGCTCGAAGCATCACCCTGGCAGATCGCCGAATCCGTGCTGATCTTCCTCGGGATCCCGCTGGTGGCCGGGTACCTCACCCGCAGGTTCGGTGAACGCGCCAAGGGGCGCGACTGGTACGAGAGCCGGTTCCTGCCCCGGATCGGCCCTGTAGCCCTCTACGGGTTGCTGTTCACCATCGTGATCCTGTTCGCGTTGCAAGGTGAGCAGATCACGGCCCACCCGGTGGACGTGGCGCGGATCGCGCTGCCGCTGCTGGCCTACTTCGCGGTGATGTGGGCGGGTTCCTTCGCGCTGGGCAAGGTGATCGGCCTGGGCTACGAACGGGCGGCCACGCTGTCGTTCACCGCGGCCGGAAACAACTTCGAACTCGCCATCGCGGTCGCCATCGCCACGTTCGGCGTGACCAGCGGGCAAGCACTCGCCGGGGTCGTCGGGCCTCTCATCGAAGTCCCGGTGCTCGTGGCCCTCGTCTACGTGTCCCTGGCCGCACGCCGCTGGTTCACCGGCCCGCAGCCGGCGCCGGGCGGAGAGCCTGCTCGATGA
- a CDS encoding VirB8/TrbF family protein, whose amino-acid sequence MTSDRAESDRDAGTTRTRLPEADAPGTAGTSAPGEGAEAAPAGPEAADLADQGGGTIEPESTVDEDEAESRVEIGESATGAPGRTRLGALRRPPVLIAALVILLLLGGLGYTGLQLQAGAARDSARQEALVAGKQYALALTTYDHQNLQDNFGSVSDNASPAFARQYQEVSDGLTQLIQQYQATSKGEVLNAGVVQAEQDRAVLVLFVDQTITNTNSPQPRVDRTRMQLTLVHPDDKWLIDDVKLI is encoded by the coding sequence ATGACCAGCGACCGAGCCGAATCCGACCGCGACGCCGGGACGACCCGCACCCGCCTCCCGGAGGCGGACGCGCCCGGCACCGCTGGAACTTCCGCGCCCGGTGAGGGCGCGGAAGCGGCCCCTGCGGGACCCGAGGCGGCCGACCTCGCGGATCAGGGCGGGGGAACCATCGAACCAGAGTCCACTGTGGATGAAGATGAGGCCGAATCCCGAGTGGAGATCGGGGAATCCGCGACGGGCGCCCCCGGTCGAACGAGACTGGGAGCGTTGCGCAGGCCGCCCGTGCTGATCGCGGCCCTGGTGATCCTGCTGCTGCTCGGCGGCCTCGGCTACACCGGGCTGCAGCTCCAGGCCGGTGCCGCGCGGGACTCCGCGCGGCAGGAGGCGCTCGTGGCCGGGAAGCAGTACGCGCTCGCCCTCACCACCTACGACCACCAGAACCTGCAGGACAACTTCGGGTCGGTGTCGGACAACGCCTCGCCCGCCTTCGCCCGCCAGTACCAGGAGGTCAGCGACGGGTTGACCCAGCTCATCCAGCAGTACCAGGCGACGTCGAAGGGCGAGGTGCTCAACGCGGGCGTGGTGCAGGCGGAGCAGGACCGGGCGGTGCTGGTGCTGTTCGTCGACCAGACCATCACCAACACCAACAGCCCGCAGCCGAGGGTGGACCGGACTCGGATGCAGCTCACCCTCGTGCATCCCGACGACAAGTGGCTCATCGACGACGTGAAGCTGATCTGA
- a CDS encoding TetR/AcrR family transcriptional regulator — protein MAETRPGGIRPRNRRELILSAASRLFYEQGYARVGVSDIAEAVGVGPSALYRHFKGKQLLLRRVVLTHLQPFEQVLDARSADLDAVVRELAAAALDHRELGVLWQREARHLPAEDRDELKNQLRVVAGGLADLARAWRPDLGEDDARFRGWCLFSALTSPSYHHVELPRAQFEELLRDVVFTIVDLPPLVSGRGAASPDADALLLQRGGASRRRQLLSAATRLFAERGYAAVTTEEIGAEVGIAGPSVYNHFASKQELLDAVITRGSAWLEIDLGRTLVRSGDAGEALRELLWSYITFALDHGGFIDILVGEVGHLPDHERHRARQTQREYVTEWVSLLREVRPELDPATARVLVQATLTLANDMARTGTVRAPEAVRRVGAALMFTSGP, from the coding sequence GTGGCGGAGACGAGGCCGGGCGGAATCCGCCCGCGAAATCGGCGCGAGCTCATCCTCTCCGCCGCCTCCCGCCTGTTCTACGAACAGGGCTACGCGCGGGTCGGCGTCAGCGACATCGCCGAGGCCGTCGGAGTCGGCCCGTCGGCGCTGTACCGGCACTTCAAGGGCAAGCAGCTGCTGCTGCGGCGCGTTGTGCTCACCCACCTGCAGCCCTTCGAGCAGGTGCTCGACGCCCGGTCGGCCGATCTCGACGCGGTGGTGCGCGAACTGGCCGCGGCCGCGCTCGATCACCGCGAGCTCGGCGTGCTCTGGCAACGCGAGGCCCGGCACCTGCCCGCCGAGGACCGCGACGAGCTCAAGAACCAGCTGCGGGTCGTCGCGGGCGGGCTCGCCGACCTCGCGCGGGCCTGGCGCCCGGACCTGGGCGAGGACGACGCCCGGTTCCGCGGCTGGTGCCTGTTCAGCGCGCTGACTAGTCCCTCCTACCACCACGTCGAGCTGCCGCGCGCCCAGTTCGAGGAGCTGCTGCGGGATGTGGTGTTCACGATCGTCGACCTGCCGCCGCTGGTCTCCGGTCGTGGCGCCGCGAGCCCGGACGCCGACGCGCTGCTGCTGCAACGCGGCGGCGCGTCTCGGCGGCGGCAGCTGTTGTCGGCGGCGACCCGGCTGTTCGCCGAACGCGGCTACGCGGCCGTCACCACCGAGGAGATCGGGGCTGAGGTGGGCATCGCCGGTCCCAGCGTCTACAACCACTTCGCCAGCAAGCAGGAACTGCTCGACGCGGTGATCACCCGAGGCTCGGCGTGGCTGGAGATCGACCTCGGCCGCACGCTGGTCCGCTCTGGCGACGCGGGGGAGGCGCTGCGAGAGCTGCTGTGGTCCTACATCACCTTCGCGCTCGACCACGGCGGATTCATCGACATTCTGGTCGGCGAAGTAGGACACCTCCCGGACCATGAACGGCACCGGGCGCGGCAGACCCAGCGCGAATACGTCACGGAATGGGTGTCGCTGCTGCGGGAGGTGCGGCCGGAGCTCGATCCGGCCACCGCGCGAGTCCTGGTGCAGGCCACGTTGACGCTGGCCAACGACATGGCGCGGACCGGCACGGTGCGCGCCCCCGAAGCCGTGCGGCGAGTCGGCGCGGCACTCATGTTCACCAGCGGTCCATGA
- a CDS encoding helix-turn-helix transcriptional regulator, whose translation MSKQEVPPDDAALCGSPVLREPLGEAQAVALARVFKAIGEPVRLRLLSLIASHEGGEACVCDLTGAFELSGPTISHHLKILREAGVIDGERRGTWIYYRVRPETLNLVSEALAPAGDAAVSA comes from the coding sequence ATGTCGAAACAAGAGGTGCCGCCGGACGATGCGGCCCTGTGCGGCTCTCCGGTGCTGCGGGAACCGCTCGGGGAAGCTCAGGCTGTGGCGCTCGCGCGAGTGTTCAAAGCGATCGGCGAGCCGGTGCGGCTGCGGCTGTTGTCGCTGATCGCGTCGCACGAGGGCGGTGAAGCGTGCGTGTGCGATCTGACAGGTGCGTTCGAGCTGTCCGGGCCGACTATTTCGCACCACTTGAAGATCCTCCGAGAAGCCGGGGTGATCGACGGTGAGCGCCGGGGAACGTGGATCTACTACCGGGTGCGGCCGGAGACGTTGAACCTGGTCTCGGAGGCGCTGGCGCCGGCCGGGGATGCGGCGGTGTCGGCATGA
- a CDS encoding arsenate reductase ArsC: protein MTFPGDALPEVLFVCVHNAGRSQMAAALLQHHAHGKVVVRSAGSDPAETINPAVYEAMLELGIDLSQEVPRKLTTGAVVAADVVITMGCGDACPVFPGKRYLDWELTDPAGKRIEDVRVIRDDIDQRVRGLLAELDRR, encoded by the coding sequence ATGACCTTCCCAGGAGACGCCTTGCCCGAGGTTCTGTTCGTCTGCGTGCACAACGCGGGCCGCTCCCAGATGGCCGCCGCGCTGCTGCAACACCATGCCCACGGCAAGGTCGTCGTTCGTTCCGCCGGGTCGGACCCCGCCGAGACCATCAACCCGGCCGTCTACGAGGCGATGCTCGAACTCGGCATCGACCTTTCGCAGGAGGTGCCGAGGAAACTCACGACCGGAGCAGTAGTCGCGGCTGACGTTGTGATCACGATGGGCTGCGGTGACGCCTGCCCCGTCTTCCCCGGAAAGCGGTACCTCGACTGGGAGCTGACCGACCCGGCAGGCAAGCGGATCGAGGACGTCCGAGTCATCCGAGACGACATCGACCAGCGAGTACGCGGCCTCCTGGCCGAACTGGACAGGCGCTGA
- a CDS encoding enoyl-CoA hydratase-related protein — MTTSAGIRSTTDHGVRTVHLARPELRNAMDGAMFAAYYTALVEADADPEVRAIVVTGDGDWFCSGAAPDTLHLLAGDDAPDLETSLGHPPHLPMTLRKPLIAAINGGAAGLGLAQALFADVRFLADGARLSTAFSKLGLIGEYGTAWLLPRLVGVASAMDLLLSARKVEAAEAKELGLVQRVLPQPDVLAAAQDYARELAANCSPRSMAVIKQQVWRGLDLDGPQAVSESVRLMVESLSAPDFQAAVRGLGQRGPVAFPPLGQV, encoded by the coding sequence ATGACGACCTCCGCAGGGATCCGCAGCACCACCGACCACGGCGTGCGCACCGTCCACCTCGCACGACCCGAACTGCGCAACGCCATGGACGGCGCGATGTTCGCCGCCTACTACACCGCGCTCGTCGAGGCCGACGCCGATCCCGAGGTCCGGGCCATCGTCGTCACCGGCGACGGCGACTGGTTCTGCAGCGGAGCCGCACCCGACACGCTGCACCTGCTGGCCGGAGATGACGCGCCCGACCTGGAAACCTCGCTCGGGCACCCGCCGCACCTGCCGATGACCCTGCGCAAGCCGTTGATCGCGGCGATCAACGGTGGAGCCGCCGGGCTCGGGCTCGCCCAAGCGCTGTTCGCCGACGTGCGGTTCCTCGCCGACGGCGCCCGGCTGTCCACCGCGTTCAGCAAGCTGGGCCTCATCGGCGAGTACGGCACCGCGTGGCTGCTGCCCAGGCTCGTCGGGGTGGCCTCGGCGATGGATCTGCTGCTGTCGGCGCGCAAGGTCGAGGCCGCGGAGGCGAAGGAACTCGGCCTGGTGCAGCGCGTGCTGCCACAGCCCGACGTGCTGGCCGCGGCCCAGGACTACGCCCGCGAACTGGCCGCGAACTGCTCACCCCGCTCGATGGCGGTGATCAAGCAGCAGGTGTGGCGTGGCTTGGATCTCGACGGTCCGCAGGCCGTCTCGGAGTCGGTGCGGCTGATGGTCGAGTCGCTGAGCGCACCGGATTTCCAAGCGGCAGTGCGCGGTCTCGGGCAGCGCGGCCCGGTGGCATTCCCCCCTCTCGGTCAGGTGTGA
- a CDS encoding ArsI/CadI family heavy metal resistance metalloenzyme, with the protein MPRMQLALRVGDLEGSIAFYSKLLGSEPAKLRPGYANFAVAEPPLKLVLLEGEPGQDTGLDHLGVEVDSTDEVNAATDRLSALGLFTEVEDDTTCCYARQDKVWVHGPGREPWEVYVVKADSGSFGPEQQPEPCSTDNKHSLIDH; encoded by the coding sequence ATGCCACGGATGCAGCTCGCGCTACGAGTCGGCGACCTTGAAGGATCGATCGCGTTCTACTCGAAGTTGCTCGGTAGCGAACCGGCCAAGCTCCGGCCCGGCTATGCGAACTTCGCCGTTGCCGAACCGCCGCTGAAGTTGGTCTTACTGGAAGGCGAACCCGGCCAGGACACCGGTCTTGATCACCTCGGAGTCGAAGTCGACAGCACCGATGAGGTCAACGCCGCCACCGACCGGCTCAGCGCACTCGGGTTGTTCACCGAAGTCGAAGACGACACCACCTGTTGCTACGCCCGCCAAGACAAGGTCTGGGTGCACGGCCCCGGCCGGGAACCGTGGGAGGTCTACGTCGTCAAGGCCGATTCCGGAAGCTTCGGCCCCGAGCAGCAGCCCGAACCCTGCAGCACCGACAACAAGCATTCCCTGATCGATCACTGA
- a CDS encoding MCE family protein — protein sequence MRTFKLLPLVLGIAVLTSSCGLSLHELPSGGASGGPRVTAVFSDVSNLPVGGAVRIGQATVGRVRELSTKDFKAVARLDLNPGLRLPKDTAARLELTAALGEQFVVLEPPAQPGSPEVLSDGDTIPLSRTSRGPDLENTLAALGTVLGGSGLDQARTVVTELNTALGGREQKVRDLLHRLDALLSEVDANRAEFDATIDALHRLSADTAADTPLLEASLRDITPAVDVLLSQRDQFDRLLTGVTELGRSADGVVQEAGPAFTAQLNELRPVLDSLAGFNGDLASTLTELRTFQVKLGSAIPGDYLNLDGTLDVSGTLLPLLTGQNPPLPYGSPDQEATPSADLAPFTRPTPPGSAAELLTGGTR from the coding sequence GTGCGGACTTTCAAGCTGTTACCGCTGGTGCTGGGCATCGCGGTGCTGACGAGTTCGTGCGGGCTGAGCCTGCACGAACTGCCGTCGGGCGGGGCGAGCGGCGGTCCTCGGGTGACCGCGGTGTTCAGCGACGTCTCCAACCTGCCCGTCGGCGGTGCGGTGCGGATCGGGCAGGCCACCGTCGGGCGAGTGCGCGAACTGTCCACGAAGGACTTCAAGGCGGTGGCGCGGCTGGACCTGAACCCGGGACTGCGGCTGCCGAAGGACACCGCCGCGCGACTGGAACTGACCGCGGCGCTCGGTGAGCAGTTCGTGGTGCTGGAGCCGCCCGCACAGCCGGGCTCACCGGAAGTCCTCTCCGACGGCGATACGATCCCGCTCTCGCGCACCTCGCGCGGACCGGACCTGGAGAACACCCTCGCCGCGCTGGGCACCGTGCTCGGCGGCAGCGGGCTCGACCAGGCGCGCACCGTCGTCACCGAGCTCAACACCGCACTGGGCGGCCGGGAGCAGAAGGTCCGCGACCTGCTGCACCGCCTCGACGCACTGCTGTCCGAAGTGGACGCCAACCGTGCGGAGTTCGACGCCACGATCGACGCGCTGCACCGGCTGTCGGCCGACACGGCCGCCGACACCCCGCTGCTGGAGGCGTCGCTGCGCGACATCACCCCGGCGGTGGACGTGCTGTTGAGCCAGCGCGACCAGTTCGATCGGCTGCTGACCGGCGTCACCGAGCTGGGGCGCTCCGCCGACGGGGTCGTGCAGGAGGCGGGACCCGCGTTCACCGCGCAGCTCAACGAGTTGCGGCCGGTGCTGGACTCGCTGGCCGGGTTCAACGGTGATCTCGCGAGCACGCTGACGGAGCTGCGCACGTTCCAGGTGAAGCTGGGCAGCGCCATCCCGGGCGACTACCTGAACCTGGACGGCACGCTCGACGTGTCCGGCACTCTGCTGCCGCTGCTGACGGGGCAGAACCCACCGCTGCCGTACGGGAGTCCCGATCAGGAGGCCACCCCTTCCGCCGACCTCGCGCCGTTCACGCGTCCCACGCCGCCCGGTTCCGCCGCCGAACTGCTGACCGGAGGGACCCGATGA